Proteins co-encoded in one Acidovorax sp. 69 genomic window:
- a CDS encoding ABC transporter permease yields MLAFILRRLIQAVIVMVTVAFISFMLFQYVGDPVVFLLGQDATPEQIRELRSALGLDKSFFVQFWHFLVNAAQGEFGLSLRQGAKVSRLIAERFPATLELSLVAALLALAIGVPMGVYAALKRGTFTSQLFMTLSLLGVSLPTFLIGILLILLFAVTLGWFPSFGRGEVVQLGWWSTGLLKAKGWHHITLPAITLAIFQLTLIMRLVRAEMLEVLRTDYIKFARARGLSNRAIHFGHALKNTLVPVMTITGLQLGGLIAFAIITETVFQWPGMGLLFIQAVTFADIPVMAAYLCLIALIFVVINLVVDLLYFAVDPRLRVGKAGGH; encoded by the coding sequence ATGCTTGCCTTTATATTGCGCCGCCTGATACAGGCTGTGATTGTCATGGTCACGGTGGCCTTCATCTCCTTCATGCTGTTTCAGTACGTCGGAGACCCCGTGGTGTTTCTGCTGGGTCAGGACGCCACCCCCGAGCAAATCCGCGAATTGCGCAGCGCGCTCGGTTTGGACAAATCCTTTTTTGTGCAGTTTTGGCACTTTCTTGTGAACGCGGCACAAGGCGAGTTCGGCCTGAGCCTGCGCCAAGGGGCCAAGGTGTCACGCCTGATTGCGGAGCGCTTCCCGGCCACTTTGGAGCTGTCTTTGGTCGCCGCGCTGTTGGCCTTGGCGATTGGTGTGCCGATGGGGGTGTATGCCGCACTCAAGCGCGGCACTTTCACCAGTCAGCTGTTCATGACGCTGTCTCTGTTGGGGGTGTCCCTGCCCACCTTCCTGATTGGCATCCTGCTGATATTGCTCTTTGCCGTCACCCTGGGCTGGTTTCCGAGCTTTGGTCGGGGTGAGGTGGTGCAACTGGGCTGGTGGAGCACCGGCCTGCTCAAGGCGAAGGGCTGGCACCACATCACCTTGCCGGCGATCACGCTGGCCATCTTTCAACTCACACTGATCATGCGGTTGGTGCGGGCAGAAATGCTGGAGGTGCTGCGCACCGACTACATCAAGTTCGCGCGTGCCCGTGGCCTGTCCAACCGGGCCATTCATTTTGGTCATGCGCTCAAGAACACGCTGGTACCCGTGATGACCATCACCGGCCTGCAACTCGGTGGTCTGATCGCGTTTGCCATCATTACTGAGACGGTTTTCCAATGGCCGGGCATGGGTTTGTTGTTCATTCAAGCCGTGACGTTTGCTGATATCCCGGTGATGGCGGCCTACCTCTGCCTGATCGCCCTCATTTTTGTGGTGATCAATCTGGTGGTGGACCTGTTGTACTTTGCTGTGGATCCCCGCCTGCGCGTCGGCAAGGCAGGGGGCCACTGA
- a CDS encoding adenosylcobinamide-GDP ribazoletransferase — protein sequence MQALRHYLLAVQFFTRIPVTGRLAQWVGYSPAMLRASAAHFPGIGWLAALLSTGVYAALHWALAPNPLAPAVAAVFCTIATVLMTGGFHEDGLADVADGLGGSDDRERALDIMKDSRIGAFGAMALVLALLAKLSLLALLGAHSLLAAVAGLAGAHVLSRFWPLLIVRSLPHVGDTARSKSKPLADQISGAALAAAGLWCFMPLVAVGYAQSALFLIASITISGLTAAWMARWFARRLQGFTGDCLGATQQVSEIGFYLGAALALPWM from the coding sequence ATGCAAGCCCTGCGCCATTACCTGCTGGCTGTGCAGTTCTTCACGCGCATCCCGGTCACCGGGCGGCTGGCGCAGTGGGTGGGCTACAGCCCGGCCATGCTGCGCGCCAGTGCGGCGCACTTTCCGGGCATTGGCTGGCTGGCGGCGTTGCTGTCCACCGGCGTTTATGCCGCACTCCACTGGGCCCTGGCGCCCAACCCGCTGGCCCCGGCCGTAGCGGCCGTGTTCTGCACCATCGCCACCGTGCTGATGACCGGCGGTTTTCATGAAGATGGCCTGGCCGACGTGGCCGATGGCCTGGGCGGCAGTGACGACCGCGAACGGGCGCTGGACATTATGAAAGACTCGCGCATCGGTGCCTTTGGAGCCATGGCACTGGTGCTGGCGCTGCTCGCCAAGCTCAGCCTGCTGGCGCTGCTGGGTGCCCACAGCCTGCTGGCTGCGGTGGCCGGGCTGGCGGGGGCGCATGTGCTGTCGCGTTTCTGGCCGTTGCTCATTGTGCGCAGCCTGCCGCATGTGGGCGACACGGCACGCTCCAAGAGCAAGCCCCTGGCGGACCAAATATCTGGCGCAGCACTGGCGGCAGCGGGTTTGTGGTGTTTTATGCCGCTGGTGGCAGTTGGATATGCCCAGTCAGCTCTGTTTTTAATAGCATCTATCACCATCAGCGGGCTGACTGCCGCCTGGATGGCTCGCTGGTTCGCCCGCCGGTTGCAGGGTTTCACGGGGGACTGCCTGGGTGCCACGCAGCAGGTCAGCGAGATCGGTTTCTACCTCGGCGCCGCACTCGCCCTGCCATGGATGTGA
- the coq7 gene encoding 2-polyprenyl-3-methyl-6-methoxy-1,4-benzoquinone monooxygenase: protein MDSLLTAADGALRTLFAKPRATERTPAHGMAEAELDAAQKKLAGALMRVNHVGEVCAQALYSAQAAVTRDPQLRAHLQTAAQEEMDHLAWTQQRLDALGARPSLLNPLWFAGAFALGLATAKISDRASLGFVVETENQVAAHLQSHLERLPEQDKASRAVVARMKEDEERHAAQARASGALTLPAPARAAMRAAAKVMTTTAHYL, encoded by the coding sequence ATGGACTCTTTACTGACTGCTGCTGACGGCGCATTGCGCACGCTTTTCGCGAAACCCAGAGCCACCGAGAGGACGCCCGCCCACGGCATGGCAGAAGCCGAACTGGACGCAGCCCAAAAGAAACTGGCTGGAGCGCTGATGCGCGTGAACCATGTCGGCGAAGTCTGTGCCCAAGCGCTTTATTCCGCTCAGGCTGCCGTGACACGGGACCCCCAACTCCGCGCCCATCTACAAACTGCCGCGCAGGAAGAAATGGACCACCTGGCGTGGACCCAGCAGCGATTGGACGCACTAGGCGCCCGACCCAGCCTGCTCAATCCATTGTGGTTTGCTGGCGCTTTCGCCCTGGGCCTGGCCACTGCCAAGATCAGCGACCGCGCCAGTCTGGGGTTTGTGGTGGAGACGGAAAACCAGGTGGCAGCCCACCTTCAGAGCCACCTGGAGCGACTGCCCGAGCAGGACAAGGCATCACGGGCCGTGGTGGCCCGCATGAAAGAGGATGAAGAGAGGCACGCGGCGCAAGCCAGAGCGTCCGGCGCATTGACGTTGCCAGCCCCGGCCCGTGCAGCCATGCGGGCTGCCGCCAAGGTAATGACCACAACGGCGCACTATCTCTAG
- a CDS encoding OsmC family protein, with protein MECTVSWTGGAGTKSGMGFVAETGSGHVLTMDGAPDAANPANGGQNLAPRPMETVLAGTGGCTAYDVVLILKRGRHVVRGCSVKLTTERAETDPKVFTKIHMHFTVTGTGIPPAAVERAIAMSHDKYCSASIMLGKTAEITTGFEVLEG; from the coding sequence ATGGAATGCACAGTCAGCTGGACGGGCGGCGCTGGAACCAAGTCGGGGATGGGCTTTGTGGCTGAAACAGGCAGCGGCCATGTCCTGACCATGGATGGTGCGCCAGATGCGGCGAACCCTGCCAACGGCGGCCAGAATTTGGCCCCTCGACCCATGGAAACCGTGCTGGCCGGTACCGGTGGGTGCACGGCCTACGATGTGGTCCTGATCCTCAAGCGGGGTCGCCATGTGGTGCGCGGATGCAGTGTGAAACTGACCACTGAGCGGGCCGAGACCGATCCCAAAGTGTTTACCAAGATCCACATGCATTTCACCGTCACCGGCACAGGGATTCCTCCTGCCGCGGTGGAGCGCGCCATTGCCATGAGCCATGACAAATACTGCTCTGCAAGCATCATGCTGGGGAAAACGGCAGAAATCACCACCGGTTTTGAAGTGCTGGAGGGGTGA
- a CDS encoding M20 aminoacylase family protein: MQGPRLKAGGRAFAHIAQYHPELTALRRDLHAHPELGFEEVYTGKRVKEALKLCGVDEIHDGIGRTGIVGVIRGRSTSSGSMVGLRADMDALPLTEQNDFSWKSCKQGLMHGCGHDGHTAMLVGAARYLAETRNFDGTAVLVFQPGEEGFAGARVMMEDGLFDRFPVQSIFAMHNWPAMKPGTVGINSGPMMAAADRFTVEITGRGGHGAHAYQTVDVVVVAAHIITAAQTIVSRNVRPIDGAVVSLCAMQAGDLGAFSVLPGSATLVGTVRTFDPQVQEMVEKRLKELCNAIALGFGATATVHYERIYPATINSESEALFAGDVAESLLGADHVVRDLEPSMGAEDFSFMLQTRPGAYLRIGQGTGSSGSALHNSRYDFNDDILPLGSALHASLIEQAMPLAMP; the protein is encoded by the coding sequence ATGCAGGGCCCTCGTCTGAAGGCGGGCGGTCGGGCGTTTGCGCACATTGCCCAATACCACCCCGAATTGACGGCACTGCGGCGTGACTTGCATGCCCACCCGGAGCTGGGCTTTGAGGAGGTTTACACAGGCAAACGTGTGAAAGAAGCCTTGAAGCTTTGCGGTGTGGACGAGATCCATGACGGCATCGGGCGAACCGGCATTGTGGGTGTGATTCGTGGGCGCAGCACCTCCAGTGGCAGCATGGTGGGGCTGAGGGCCGACATGGATGCGCTGCCCCTGACAGAGCAAAACGACTTCTCCTGGAAGTCGTGCAAGCAAGGGCTGATGCATGGCTGCGGCCATGATGGCCACACCGCCATGTTGGTGGGCGCCGCCCGCTATCTGGCTGAAACCCGCAATTTCGACGGCACCGCGGTGCTGGTCTTTCAGCCCGGTGAGGAGGGTTTCGCCGGTGCACGGGTCATGATGGAGGATGGTCTTTTTGACCGGTTTCCGGTGCAATCCATCTTCGCCATGCACAACTGGCCTGCCATGAAACCCGGCACAGTGGGTATCAACTCCGGCCCCATGATGGCGGCAGCCGATCGTTTTACTGTCGAGATCACCGGCCGTGGTGGCCATGGAGCCCACGCTTATCAGACGGTGGACGTGGTGGTGGTGGCCGCGCACATCATCACGGCGGCGCAGACTATTGTGTCGCGCAATGTACGCCCGATCGATGGTGCCGTGGTCAGCCTGTGTGCCATGCAGGCGGGTGACCTCGGCGCGTTCAGTGTGCTGCCGGGTTCGGCCACGCTGGTGGGCACCGTCCGCACGTTCGACCCCCAGGTGCAGGAGATGGTGGAGAAGCGCCTCAAGGAGCTGTGCAATGCCATTGCGCTGGGCTTTGGGGCTACGGCCACCGTGCACTACGAGCGCATCTACCCCGCCACGATCAACAGCGAGAGCGAGGCGCTTTTCGCGGGCGACGTGGCCGAGTCCCTTCTGGGTGCGGACCATGTGGTGCGCGATCTGGAGCCCAGCATGGGCGCGGAAGACTTCTCTTTCATGCTCCAGACGCGGCCGGGTGCGTACCTGCGCATTGGCCAAGGCACGGGGTCCAGTGGCAGCGCCTTGCACAACAGCCGCTATGACTTCAATGATGACATCCTGCCCCTGGGCTCTGCGTTGCACGCCAGCCTGATCGAGCAGGCCATGCCCCTGGCCATGCCCTGA
- a CDS encoding ABC transporter substrate-binding protein: MKFQKKVVVTALFAALTAASLVAHAQTVRIANQGDALSMDPHSLNESLQLSVTSNVYEPLVGRNKDLSLAPALATSWKQTAPTVWRFELRKGVQFHDGTPFTADDVIFSFARMKGEGSDMKATNSDIKQVRKIDDHTVEIDTMAPQPILPDVITTSYMMSKKWCETNQAVMPVDRRKGIENAASFRANGTGPYRLRERQPNVRSVFVRNGAYWGKIEGNATEVVFTPIGNDATRVAALLSGEVDVMEPVPVQDIDRINSSANARAITGPELRTIFLGMDQKRDELLYSNVKGKNPFKDKRVRQAFYQAIDIDGIKKTVMRGASNPSALMVGPGVNGFQPDVKRLPYDVEAAKKLMAEAGYPNGFEVSMNCPNDRYVNDGRICQTVAANLSRINVKINLQAETKGTYFPKVLRRDTSFYMLGWTPTTYDAHNALNALMICPDDKGGAGQFNLGAYCNPKLDELTKKILVETDKAKRDAMIKEAFDLHSADVGHLPLHQQALAWGVSKKVKLVQMADNYMPFKWMSIDK, from the coding sequence ATGAAATTCCAGAAAAAAGTTGTCGTTACCGCCCTCTTTGCTGCGCTGACGGCGGCGAGTTTGGTAGCCCACGCACAGACAGTGCGCATCGCCAACCAGGGCGACGCGCTCTCGATGGACCCGCACTCGCTCAATGAGTCGCTGCAACTGAGCGTCACCAGCAACGTGTACGAACCCCTGGTGGGCCGCAACAAGGACCTGAGCCTGGCCCCGGCGCTGGCAACCAGCTGGAAGCAGACGGCACCCACCGTATGGCGCTTTGAGCTGCGCAAGGGTGTGCAATTTCATGACGGCACCCCCTTCACCGCCGATGACGTGATCTTCAGCTTTGCCCGCATGAAGGGCGAAGGCTCCGACATGAAGGCAACCAACAGCGACATCAAGCAGGTTCGCAAGATTGATGATCACACGGTCGAAATCGACACCATGGCACCGCAGCCCATCTTGCCGGATGTGATCACCACCTCGTACATGATGAGCAAAAAATGGTGTGAGACCAACCAGGCCGTCATGCCGGTGGACCGCCGCAAGGGCATCGAAAACGCGGCATCGTTCCGCGCCAACGGCACAGGCCCTTACCGGCTGCGCGAGCGCCAGCCCAATGTGCGCTCCGTGTTCGTGCGCAACGGCGCTTACTGGGGCAAGATCGAAGGCAATGCGACCGAGGTCGTTTTCACCCCCATTGGCAACGACGCGACGCGCGTGGCGGCCTTGTTGTCGGGTGAGGTCGACGTGATGGAGCCGGTGCCCGTGCAAGACATCGACCGCATCAACAGCAGTGCCAATGCGCGCGCCATCACCGGCCCTGAGTTGCGCACCATCTTCCTGGGCATGGACCAAAAGCGGGACGAGTTGCTGTATTCCAACGTCAAGGGCAAGAACCCCTTCAAGGACAAGCGCGTACGCCAGGCCTTCTATCAGGCCATCGACATCGACGGCATCAAGAAGACCGTGATGCGTGGGGCGTCCAACCCATCGGCCCTGATGGTGGGCCCTGGTGTCAACGGATTCCAGCCAGACGTCAAGCGCCTCCCTTACGACGTGGAAGCTGCCAAGAAGCTGATGGCCGAAGCGGGCTACCCCAATGGCTTTGAAGTTAGCATGAACTGCCCCAATGACCGTTATGTGAATGACGGCCGCATTTGCCAGACCGTCGCGGCCAACCTGTCGCGCATCAACGTCAAGATCAACCTTCAGGCCGAAACCAAGGGCACCTATTTCCCCAAGGTGCTGCGCCGCGACACCAGCTTCTATATGCTGGGCTGGACCCCCACCACGTACGACGCGCACAACGCGCTCAATGCGCTGATGATCTGCCCCGACGACAAGGGTGGCGCGGGCCAGTTCAACCTGGGTGCCTATTGCAACCCCAAGCTGGACGAGCTGACCAAGAAGATTCTGGTTGAGACCGACAAGGCCAAGCGTGACGCCATGATCAAGGAAGCCTTTGACCTGCACAGTGCCGATGTGGGCCACCTGCCACTGCACCAGCAGGCGCTGGCCTGGGGCGTGAGCAAGAAGGTCAAGCTGGTGCAGATGGCCGACAACTACATGCCATTCAAATGGATGAGCATCGACAAGTAA
- the ilvA gene encoding threonine ammonia-lyase, biosynthetic has protein sequence MTLHLTPADYLKKILTARVYDVAVESALEPAKNLGRRLHNKVLLKREDQQPVFSFKLRGAYNKMAHLTPEQLARGVICASAGNHAQGVAMSAHKLGTRAVIVMPTTTPQLKIDAVKTLGGEVVLFGESYSDAYTHSVKLEQEQGLTFVHPFDDPDVIAGQGTIAMEILRQLQSLGSNQLDAVFVAIGGGGLISGVANYIKAVRPEIKVIGVQMNDSDAMIQSVKAHERVTLADVGLFSDGTAVKLVGEETFRIAHSGLVDDYITVDTDAVCAAIKDIFVDTRSIVEPAGALAVAAIKQYVATHKTKGETYAAILCGANMNFDRLRFVAERAEVGEEREALLAVTIPEERGSFRRFCEVVGGLPGGPRNVTEFNYRISDAAQAHVFVGLTTQGKGESEKIAKNFGRHGFEALDLTHDELAKEHLRHLVGGHSALAQDERLMRFTFPERPGALLKFLSLMQPTWNISLFHYRNQGADYGRILVGMQVPPEDAATFDAFLATLGYPYVEETLNPAYRLFLRSK, from the coding sequence ATGACCCTGCACCTCACTCCCGCCGACTACCTGAAGAAAATCCTGACCGCCCGCGTATACGACGTGGCGGTAGAGTCGGCCCTGGAGCCCGCCAAGAACCTCGGCCGTCGCCTGCACAACAAGGTGCTCTTGAAGCGCGAGGACCAACAGCCCGTGTTCAGCTTCAAGCTGCGCGGCGCCTACAACAAGATGGCGCACCTCACGCCAGAACAGTTGGCACGCGGCGTGATCTGCGCCTCGGCCGGCAACCACGCCCAGGGTGTGGCCATGAGCGCCCACAAGCTCGGCACGCGCGCCGTCATCGTGATGCCCACCACCACGCCGCAGCTCAAGATTGACGCCGTCAAGACGCTGGGTGGCGAGGTCGTGCTGTTTGGCGAGAGCTATTCCGACGCCTACACCCACTCGGTCAAGCTCGAACAGGAACAGGGTCTGACCTTTGTGCACCCTTTTGACGACCCCGACGTGATCGCCGGCCAGGGCACGATTGCCATGGAAATCCTGCGCCAGCTTCAAAGCCTGGGCAGCAACCAGCTCGATGCGGTGTTCGTGGCCATTGGTGGCGGCGGACTGATCTCGGGCGTGGCCAACTACATCAAGGCCGTGCGCCCCGAGATCAAGGTCATTGGCGTGCAGATGAACGACTCGGACGCCATGATCCAGTCGGTCAAGGCGCATGAGCGCGTCACGCTGGCCGATGTGGGCCTGTTTTCCGACGGCACGGCCGTCAAGCTGGTGGGCGAAGAGACTTTCCGGATCGCTCACAGTGGCCTGGTGGATGACTACATCACCGTGGACACCGATGCCGTCTGCGCCGCCATCAAGGACATCTTTGTGGACACGCGCAGCATCGTCGAGCCAGCCGGTGCACTGGCCGTGGCCGCCATCAAACAGTATGTCGCCACGCACAAGACCAAGGGCGAGACCTACGCCGCCATCCTGTGCGGCGCCAACATGAACTTCGACCGCCTGCGCTTCGTGGCCGAGCGTGCCGAGGTGGGCGAGGAACGTGAGGCCTTGTTGGCGGTCACCATCCCCGAAGAGCGCGGCAGCTTCCGCCGCTTTTGTGAGGTGGTGGGCGGCCTGCCCGGCGGACCGCGCAACGTGACCGAGTTCAACTACCGCATCAGCGACGCCGCCCAGGCCCATGTGTTTGTGGGCCTGACCACGCAGGGCAAAGGCGAATCGGAAAAGATCGCCAAGAACTTTGGCCGCCACGGCTTTGAGGCACTGGACCTCACGCACGACGAACTGGCCAAGGAGCATCTGCGCCACCTCGTAGGCGGGCACTCTGCGCTGGCGCAGGATGAGCGTCTGATGCGCTTTACCTTCCCCGAGCGGCCCGGTGCGCTGCTCAAGTTCCTGAGCCTGATGCAGCCGACCTGGAACATCAGCCTGTTCCACTACCGCAACCAGGGCGCCGACTACGGCCGCATCCTCGTGGGCATGCAGGTGCCCCCCGAAGACGCCGCCACGTTCGACGCCTTCCTGGCCACGCTGGGCTACCCGTATGTGGAAGAAACGCTGAACCCGGCCTACCGGCTGTTCCTGCGTTCCAAATAA
- a CDS encoding porin translates to MKKSLIALAVLAASGAAMAQSSVTLFGVVDATYAYGSGSVSNKSQLTNSGYNSSRLGFRGVEDLGGGMSASFWLEAGLNNDNGTGGVTNTNNQAATSTGGGLTFNRRSTVSLNGGFGEVRLGRDYTPQFWNLTVFDPFGTNGVGTTQTLNSSLGGPTTIRASNAIGYFLPGNLGGFYGQAQYYMGENNSNAANKKDGNGLALRAGYANGPINAAIAFSETKFLTGNIKAVNLGGQYDLGVAKIMAHYNQDKISGGNDGKGFLIGGLVPVGAGEVRLSYSTYKIDTVGADPRTNKLALGYVHNLSKRTALYATYAHLSNKNGAAQALNGAVTGVNSNSNGYDFGIRHSF, encoded by the coding sequence ATGAAAAAATCCCTGATTGCCCTGGCTGTGCTGGCTGCTTCCGGCGCTGCAATGGCTCAATCTTCCGTGACCCTGTTCGGCGTGGTTGATGCAACCTACGCCTACGGTTCCGGTAGCGTCTCTAACAAGTCGCAACTGACGAACTCCGGCTACAACAGCAGCCGTCTGGGTTTCCGCGGCGTTGAAGACCTGGGTGGCGGCATGTCCGCTTCGTTCTGGCTCGAAGCTGGTCTGAACAACGACAACGGCACTGGCGGCGTTACCAACACCAACAACCAAGCAGCTACCAGCACTGGCGGCGGCCTGACTTTCAACCGTCGTTCGACGGTTAGCCTGAACGGCGGCTTCGGTGAAGTGCGTCTGGGCCGTGACTACACCCCCCAATTCTGGAACCTGACTGTGTTTGATCCGTTCGGCACGAACGGCGTCGGCACGACCCAAACCCTGAACTCCAGCCTGGGTGGCCCTACCACCATCCGTGCTTCGAACGCCATCGGCTACTTCCTGCCTGGCAACCTGGGTGGTTTCTACGGCCAAGCCCAGTACTACATGGGTGAAAACAACAGCAACGCTGCCAACAAGAAGGACGGCAACGGCCTGGCACTGCGCGCTGGTTACGCTAACGGCCCTATCAACGCCGCTATCGCTTTCTCCGAAACCAAGTTCCTGACTGGCAACATCAAGGCCGTGAACCTGGGTGGTCAGTATGATCTGGGCGTTGCCAAGATCATGGCTCACTACAACCAAGACAAGATCAGCGGCGGCAACGACGGTAAGGGCTTCCTGATCGGTGGTCTGGTTCCCGTGGGCGCTGGCGAAGTTCGTCTGTCCTACTCGACCTACAAGATCGACACCGTTGGTGCTGATCCACGTACGAACAAGCTGGCTCTGGGCTATGTGCACAACCTGTCCAAGCGCACGGCTCTGTACGCAACGTACGCTCACCTGAGCAACAAGAACGGCGCTGCTCAAGCTCTGAACGGTGCTGTGACTGGTGTGAACAGCAACTCCAACGGCTACGACTTCGGTATCCGTCACAGCTTCTAA
- a CDS encoding histidine phosphatase family protein yields the protein MDVTPRSSRLWLVRHAAPLVAPGTCYGALDVPADAEATRIAAERLAIALPTRAPVFCSTLQRCEQLALAIQALRPDLASNPDTRLREMDFGAWEGRAWNAIAHSDVDAWVAAFATHAPGGGENLASVLQRVSSALQAARQWSTDHGAADVVWITHAGVARCVAWLEHHGPGAMPRSEDWPVAAPAWGDWEIRDLA from the coding sequence ATGGATGTGACCCCCCGCAGTAGCCGCCTGTGGCTGGTACGCCATGCAGCTCCTCTTGTGGCACCCGGCACCTGCTACGGCGCGCTAGACGTGCCCGCAGACGCCGAAGCGACCCGCATTGCGGCAGAACGCCTGGCCATTGCCCTGCCCACCCGGGCACCGGTATTTTGCTCTACGCTACAAAGATGTGAGCAGCTAGCGCTTGCGATACAAGCGCTCAGGCCCGATTTGGCCTCAAACCCAGACACACGCCTGCGCGAGATGGACTTTGGAGCCTGGGAAGGACGGGCCTGGAACGCCATTGCCCACAGTGACGTTGACGCCTGGGTGGCTGCCTTCGCCACCCATGCCCCTGGCGGGGGTGAGAACCTGGCCTCTGTGTTACAGCGGGTGTCGTCGGCCCTGCAGGCCGCCCGCCAATGGAGCACCGACCACGGCGCAGCCGATGTGGTGTGGATCACCCATGCGGGCGTGGCACGCTGCGTGGCATGGCTGGAACACCATGGCCCAGGGGCCATGCCCCGCTCCGAAGACTGGCCTGTGGCCGCGCCAGCATGGGGCGACTGGGAAATACGGGACCTGGCCTGA
- a CDS encoding ABC transporter substrate-binding protein, translated as MKLKYSLLSAAVAAALLFAPALQAKPFKWASQGEISTWDIHSQNNALQNGLHANVYESLVYYNSKTFDVEPVLATSWKEVSPTQVRFTLRQGVKFHDGSALTTDDAVYSIQRAMAKTSNFTPYVQGISKVAKVDAQTFDVILSAPNPVLLRQMTELRIMSKAWAEKNKSVEPKDIKGTDENFAHRNAMGTGPYTLESWQPDVKMVFKRNPNWWGKMDGNVTEIVYTPIKSAATRIAALLSGEVDLVLDPSPQDLGRLRASQDLRVIDGVENRTIFLGMDQFRDELPGSNIKGKNPLKDVRVRKALYQAIDAETISRNIMRGLGKPTGTIVAPQVAGYTEAVGKRFPYSVDASKKLLAEAGYPDGFEVDFACPNNRYINDEAICQAVTAMWSRVGVKAKLRTLPLVNYFPMIQRNEASIYMLGWGVPTFDSLYSLQSLVRTVGQGGDGNYNVGRYSNQRMDYLVDRIKAETDAPVRARMLTEALQLSNDTVSHIPLHDQVIPWAMKKNVEVVHRADNRVDMRTVKMN; from the coding sequence ATGAAACTCAAATACAGTCTTTTGTCGGCAGCCGTTGCCGCCGCGCTGTTGTTTGCGCCAGCATTGCAAGCCAAACCCTTCAAATGGGCAAGTCAGGGAGAGATTTCGACCTGGGACATTCATTCCCAGAACAATGCTCTGCAAAACGGCCTCCATGCGAACGTGTATGAGAGCCTGGTGTACTACAACAGCAAGACTTTTGATGTGGAGCCTGTTCTGGCGACATCCTGGAAAGAAGTGAGCCCCACCCAGGTGCGTTTTACTCTGCGCCAGGGGGTTAAGTTCCACGATGGTTCAGCGCTGACGACCGATGATGCTGTGTATTCCATTCAGCGAGCCATGGCCAAGACGTCGAATTTCACGCCGTATGTTCAAGGCATCAGTAAGGTTGCCAAGGTGGATGCCCAGACCTTCGATGTCATTTTGTCTGCGCCCAATCCCGTCCTGCTTCGCCAGATGACGGAGTTGCGCATCATGAGCAAAGCGTGGGCGGAGAAAAACAAGTCGGTGGAGCCCAAGGACATCAAGGGTACCGATGAAAACTTCGCGCACCGCAATGCGATGGGAACGGGGCCTTACACGCTGGAGTCGTGGCAGCCTGATGTAAAAATGGTGTTTAAGCGCAATCCCAACTGGTGGGGCAAGATGGACGGCAATGTGACCGAAATCGTCTATACCCCGATCAAGTCAGCCGCCACGCGCATAGCGGCATTGCTGTCGGGCGAGGTGGACCTGGTGCTGGACCCTTCGCCGCAGGATTTGGGGCGGCTGCGTGCCAGCCAGGATCTGAGGGTGATTGACGGGGTCGAGAATCGCACCATTTTCCTGGGTATGGATCAGTTCCGCGATGAGCTTCCCGGATCCAACATCAAGGGCAAAAACCCACTCAAGGATGTTCGCGTGCGCAAGGCCTTGTACCAAGCCATTGATGCCGAAACCATCTCGCGCAACATCATGCGTGGTCTGGGCAAGCCCACGGGCACGATCGTGGCGCCACAGGTGGCGGGCTATACCGAGGCCGTGGGCAAGCGTTTCCCCTATAGCGTGGATGCTTCCAAGAAGCTGCTGGCAGAAGCCGGTTACCCCGACGGATTCGAGGTGGATTTTGCCTGCCCGAACAATCGTTATATCAACGATGAAGCTATCTGCCAGGCTGTGACTGCCATGTGGTCTCGCGTGGGGGTGAAGGCCAAGTTGCGCACCTTGCCGCTGGTGAACTATTTCCCGATGATTCAGCGCAACGAAGCCAGCATCTACATGCTGGGTTGGGGTGTGCCCACATTTGATTCGTTGTATAGCTTGCAATCGTTGGTGCGTACAGTGGGCCAAGGGGGTGATGGCAATTACAACGTGGGTCGCTACAGCAACCAGCGCATGGACTATCTGGTGGACCGCATCAAGGCCGAAACCGATGCCCCCGTGCGGGCACGCATGCTGACCGAGGCGCTGCAACTGTCCAATGACACTGTCTCGCACATTCCATTGCATGACCAGGTCATCCCTTGGGCCATGAAGAAAAATGTGGAAGTGGTCCATCGCGCAGATAACCGCGTGGACATGCGTACGGTCAAGATGAACTGA